In Pseudodesulfovibrio hydrargyri, a single window of DNA contains:
- the rplT gene encoding 50S ribosomal protein L20, with the protein MRVKRGVAAKRRHNKYLKMAKGYRGAGSRLYRTARERVEKALCHAYKDRKRKKREFRKLWIMRINAAARINGMSYSRLMDGLKKAGIELNRKVLADMAVRDPQVFAKIAEAAKAKVS; encoded by the coding sequence ATGAGAGTAAAGCGTGGAGTTGCCGCCAAGCGGCGTCACAACAAATATCTGAAAATGGCCAAGGGCTATCGCGGAGCGGGTTCCCGCCTGTACCGCACCGCCCGTGAGCGCGTCGAAAAGGCCCTGTGCCATGCCTACAAGGACCGTAAGCGCAAGAAGCGCGAGTTCCGCAAGCTGTGGATCATGCGCATCAACGCCGCCGCCCGCATCAACGGCATGTCCTACAGCCGTTTGATGGATGGCCTGAAGAAGGCCGGCATCGAGCTGAACCGCAAGGTTCTGGCCGATATGGCAGTGCGCGACCCGCAGGTGTTCGCCAAGATCGCCGAGGCAGCCAAGGCCAAAGTGAGCTAA
- the pheS gene encoding phenylalanine--tRNA ligase subunit alpha — translation MSSELKSFLEGLDSLAQDCASRKGQACSLKELEELRIEFLGRKGKLAQIMGRLGKLDNSDKPEAGKKANEVKQAITATLDAWEAELNAAEAGQAMSRFDPSMPGRKPWAGSLHPVTLVMDEIASVLVGLGFEHAAGPEVENDWHNFEALNMPPDHPARDMQDTLYVSEKIVLRTHTSGMQIRSMLKRQPPVAVIAPGKVYRRDSDLTHTPMFHQIEGLLVDKNVSMGDLRGTLTVFVRKVFGPKTNVRFRPSFFPFTEPSAEVDISCAVCGGKGEMHGKTCRVCKGTGWVEILGCGMVDPNVFRSVGYDPEVYTGFAFGLGVERMAMLKYGIDDLRMFFENDVRFLEQFA, via the coding sequence GTGAGTAGTGAATTGAAGTCCTTCCTGGAAGGACTCGACAGCCTGGCCCAGGATTGCGCATCGCGCAAGGGCCAGGCTTGTTCGTTAAAGGAACTGGAGGAACTCCGCATCGAGTTCCTGGGCCGGAAGGGCAAGCTCGCCCAGATCATGGGCAGGCTCGGCAAGCTCGACAATTCCGACAAGCCCGAGGCCGGCAAGAAGGCCAACGAGGTCAAGCAGGCCATCACGGCCACGCTTGACGCGTGGGAGGCCGAGCTGAACGCCGCCGAGGCGGGCCAGGCCATGTCGCGCTTCGATCCCTCCATGCCGGGCCGCAAGCCGTGGGCCGGTTCCCTGCATCCCGTGACCCTGGTCATGGACGAGATCGCCTCGGTCCTGGTCGGGCTCGGCTTCGAGCACGCCGCCGGGCCCGAGGTGGAGAACGACTGGCACAACTTCGAGGCCCTGAACATGCCGCCGGACCACCCGGCCCGCGACATGCAGGACACGCTGTACGTGTCGGAGAAGATCGTCCTGCGCACCCACACCTCGGGCATGCAGATTCGTTCCATGCTCAAGCGCCAGCCGCCGGTGGCGGTCATCGCCCCGGGCAAGGTCTATCGCCGCGACTCGGATCTGACCCACACCCCCATGTTCCATCAGATCGAGGGGCTGCTGGTCGATAAAAACGTGTCCATGGGCGATCTGCGCGGCACCCTGACCGTGTTCGTGCGCAAGGTCTTCGGTCCCAAGACCAACGTCCGTTTCCGTCCGAGCTTCTTCCCGTTCACCGAACCCAGCGCCGAGGTCGACATCTCCTGCGCCGTGTGCGGCGGCAAGGGCGAGATGCACGGAAAGACCTGCCGTGTCTGCAAGGGCACCGGCTGGGTGGAGATCCTGGGCTGCGGCATGGTCGATCCCAACGTATTCAGGTCGGTGGGCTACGACCCCGAGGTCTACACGGGCTTCGCCTTCGGGCTCGGCGTCGAGCGCATGGCCATGCTCAAGTACGGCATCGACGATCTGCGCATGTTCTTCGAGAACGACGTCCGTTTCCTGGAACAGTTCGCCTAG